A section of the Virgibacillus sp. NKC19-3 genome encodes:
- a CDS encoding AAA family ATPase: MPETAIYNEKIEHVRMNINKVMIGKEEEVTLSLVALLAQGHVLLEDVPGVGKTMLVRTLAKSLDCDFRRIQFTPDLLPSDVTGISIYNPKEMEFEFRGGPILGNVILADEINRTSPKTQSSLLEGMEEKNVTIDGQTISLQQPFFVMATQNPIEYEGTYPLPEAQLDRFILKLKMGYPAFEEELEMLGRTSKNHPIETIDAVMSKEQLIAIQEEVKEVYIDKNVQHYIIHLVGNTRTNPSIYLGVSPRGSIALMRTAKAYAYIQGRNYVLPDDVKFLAPFVLSHRIILTSQAKYESMSSEQVVESIVKHTPIPIRKEFP, encoded by the coding sequence ATGCCGGAAACAGCTATTTATAATGAGAAAATTGAACATGTACGAATGAACATAAATAAAGTGATGATTGGCAAAGAGGAGGAAGTAACTCTCAGCTTAGTCGCATTATTGGCACAAGGTCATGTGTTGCTTGAAGATGTTCCGGGTGTCGGGAAAACGATGCTTGTTCGTACGTTGGCTAAATCATTAGATTGTGATTTTAGAAGAATTCAGTTTACGCCGGATTTATTACCTTCTGATGTGACAGGGATTTCCATCTATAATCCAAAAGAGATGGAATTTGAGTTTCGTGGTGGGCCAATTCTGGGAAATGTTATACTTGCTGATGAGATTAACCGTACATCACCAAAGACACAATCATCGCTGCTTGAAGGGATGGAAGAGAAAAATGTGACCATAGACGGGCAGACCATCTCGCTCCAGCAGCCCTTTTTTGTTATGGCAACCCAAAACCCGATTGAATATGAGGGGACGTACCCGCTTCCGGAAGCACAATTGGATCGTTTCATTTTAAAGTTGAAAATGGGATATCCAGCGTTTGAAGAGGAGCTGGAAATGCTGGGACGCACGTCCAAAAATCATCCAATTGAAACAATTGATGCTGTCATGTCCAAGGAACAATTGATTGCTATTCAAGAAGAAGTGAAAGAGGTTTATATTGATAAAAATGTACAACATTACATTATCCATCTTGTAGGTAATACGAGGACCAATCCATCCATTTACCTTGGGGTCAGTCCCAGAGGATCCATTGCATTAATGCGCACAGCAAAGGCGTACGCTTATATACAAGGGCGAAATTATGTGCTGCCTGATGATGTGAAATTTTTAGCCCCTTTTGTGTTGTCCCACCGGATTATATTAACGTCACAAGCCAAATACGAAAGTATGAGCAGTGAGCAGGTTGTGGAAAGTATAGTGAAACACACGCCTATTCCGATTCGAAAGGAATTTCCTTAA
- a CDS encoding GerAB/ArcD/ProY family transporter, with translation MKQFKYADDKITEREIMFAIPSIVIGVGILSLPKTLAAVTVSSDGWIPILISGILVTFITWSVARIAASFPNQDFLTYASKILTKPVAIIITFLFAAIALNVAALTVRRIADISKNYLFDRTPIEVIAFAFLLLVVYGVSGSRTGLFRLNMMFLPIIVFISVAVLAINIGWFKPENILPVFETNFRGYVKGIGTSITSYTGVFILWFYVALVKQPEKAPKKAVHGMVMPIVLYILFFLACIGVFGNEVTKNMLYPVIELGKVVEVPGGFFQRFESVFFVIWIMAIFNSTAMALDIGVFAVNSIFKRITKIKLVFILSPIVYLISMFPETIVGVDKFATAVGYITFLFTVFMAVLLFVTSKWRGVRRGE, from the coding sequence ATGAAACAATTTAAATATGCGGACGATAAAATTACCGAAAGGGAGATCATGTTTGCGATTCCTTCCATCGTGATTGGTGTCGGTATTCTTTCCCTACCAAAAACGTTAGCGGCCGTAACTGTTTCCTCAGATGGATGGATTCCAATACTTATTAGTGGAATTCTTGTTACATTTATCACTTGGAGTGTGGCTCGTATTGCAGCAAGCTTCCCCAATCAGGATTTCCTTACCTATGCATCTAAAATTTTGACGAAACCAGTTGCAATAATAATAACATTTCTGTTTGCGGCTATCGCATTAAATGTAGCTGCACTTACGGTTCGCAGAATTGCTGATATTTCGAAGAACTATTTATTCGATCGTACACCGATTGAAGTTATCGCATTTGCTTTCTTGCTTCTCGTCGTTTACGGTGTTTCAGGATCAAGAACCGGATTATTTCGTTTGAATATGATGTTCCTTCCGATTATTGTCTTTATTTCTGTTGCTGTTTTGGCTATTAATATAGGCTGGTTTAAACCGGAGAATATACTTCCTGTGTTTGAAACAAATTTTCGTGGATATGTGAAAGGAATAGGGACAAGTATTACTTCCTATACCGGCGTTTTTATTTTATGGTTTTATGTTGCACTTGTTAAACAACCAGAAAAAGCCCCCAAAAAGGCCGTACATGGTATGGTTATGCCTATCGTTTTGTATATTTTATTCTTCCTAGCGTGTATAGGGGTATTTGGGAACGAAGTGACGAAAAACATGCTTTATCCTGTCATTGAGTTGGGGAAGGTCGTTGAGGTTCCGGGGGGATTTTTTCAGCGATTTGAATCCGTTTTTTTTGTTATTTGGATTATGGCTATTTTTAATTCGACAGCAATGGCCTTGGACATCGGTGTTTTTGCGGTAAATTCCATTTTCAAAAGAATAACGAAAATCAAGTTGGTGTTTATTTTATCCCCTATTGTGTATCTCATTAGTATGTTCCCGGAAACGATTGTAGGTGTAGACAAATTTGCAACTGCTGTCGGTTATATTACCTTTTTATTTACCGTGTTTATGGCCGTACTGCTGTTTGTTACGTCTAAATGGAGGGGAGTGAGGCGGGGTGAATAA
- a CDS encoding spore germination protein, protein MVLRSRYKRRKNQIERPREEDFSITIFKELDKNVDNLKKMLDDPEDLVIREFTVHTTTQKCAIAYIDGLVDPYTVNNSILKNLQQSMEPQSPNEVETLFEDIYREIISVGDIKEETTLDAISQGLFYGSTILYLDGLDKVLIVETIGWETRAIEEPSTEPVIRGSKEGFVENIRTNTALLRRNLQGPNLRFKSYKIGRRSKKDLIVAYIAGISNPDLVKEIKRRIETIDIDFAPESGYIEQWIEDSFMSPFPQVLNTERPDRASAALAQGKVVILLDGTPFVLIAPATIGNTLQSPEDYYERWIIGSLIRVLRWGGAFITIFLPALYIALVSYQQGMIPSDLAFSIAATRDGVPFPAFVEAVMMGVVMELLREAGARLPTSIGETIGIVGGLVIGDAAVQAGIVSPVMVVVVALTAIASFAVPEYSTAISFRLIRFLTMISAAVLGLFGIILVYIAINIHIVNLKSFGIPYSTPFAPTFRGDFKDLVTRAPLPAMLKRPQYLKPEDKTSANREDKGS, encoded by the coding sequence ATGGTATTGCGTTCACGTTATAAACGAAGAAAAAATCAAATAGAAAGGCCAAGGGAAGAGGACTTTTCGATTACGATTTTTAAAGAATTGGATAAAAATGTGGATAATCTTAAAAAAATGCTTGATGATCCGGAAGATTTGGTTATACGGGAATTCACCGTTCATACTACAACACAGAAATGTGCCATTGCCTATATCGATGGATTAGTCGACCCGTATACCGTCAATAACAGCATTCTTAAAAATCTACAACAAAGTATGGAACCCCAATCTCCAAACGAAGTAGAAACGCTTTTTGAGGACATTTACAGAGAAATCATATCGGTTGGTGATATCAAAGAAGAAACAACATTAGATGCCATTTCCCAAGGGCTTTTTTACGGTAGTACCATTCTTTACTTGGATGGATTGGATAAAGTATTGATCGTAGAAACCATTGGCTGGGAAACTCGCGCCATTGAGGAACCTTCAACAGAACCTGTCATACGCGGCTCAAAAGAAGGATTTGTTGAAAATATTAGAACCAATACAGCGTTACTCAGACGGAACCTTCAAGGTCCCAATCTTCGTTTTAAGTCATATAAAATTGGACGTCGTTCCAAGAAAGACCTTATTGTGGCTTATATTGCAGGGATTAGCAATCCGGATTTAGTAAAGGAAATAAAGCGGCGTATTGAAACCATTGATATCGATTTTGCTCCGGAGTCCGGCTATATTGAACAGTGGATTGAAGATAGTTTCATGTCCCCATTCCCGCAAGTATTAAATACGGAGAGGCCGGATCGAGCCTCTGCTGCACTTGCACAAGGGAAAGTGGTTATTCTACTTGACGGTACGCCGTTTGTATTAATTGCTCCCGCTACGATAGGGAACACATTGCAATCTCCGGAGGACTATTATGAGCGCTGGATAATTGGTTCTCTCATAAGAGTATTAAGGTGGGGTGGGGCATTTATTACTATATTCCTGCCTGCTTTATATATTGCATTAGTTTCGTATCAACAGGGAATGATTCCATCCGATTTAGCCTTCTCCATTGCAGCGACAAGAGATGGCGTTCCTTTTCCGGCCTTTGTTGAAGCAGTCATGATGGGGGTAGTTATGGAATTACTCCGGGAGGCAGGCGCACGTTTGCCGACATCCATTGGAGAAACGATTGGTATTGTTGGTGGATTGGTTATCGGAGATGCAGCGGTGCAGGCTGGGATTGTAAGCCCGGTCATGGTTGTTGTGGTTGCATTAACGGCCATCGCATCTTTTGCCGTTCCCGAGTATAGTACAGCGATTTCCTTTCGATTGATTCGTTTTTTAACGATGATTTCGGCCGCTGTACTGGGGTTATTTGGTATCATTCTTGTTTACATTGCGATTAATATTCATATCGTAAACTTGAAAAGCTTTGGAATTCCTTATTCTACTCCTTTTGCACCGACATTTCGTGGAGACTTTAAGGATCTTGTTACGCGTGCGCCTCTACCCGCTATGTTAAAGCGACCGCAGTATCTAAAGCCGGAAGACAAAACGTCTGCGAATAGAGAGGATAAAGGTTCATGA
- a CDS encoding DUF58 domain-containing protein: MKDSLRFLGNFIFTLALFLLLFSFAMFQGGFISWFLFYSFLPIFLYHLGFLLYPIRNWKVTRHLSQHVIRAGDGVSVTIILERSLPFPLYYCICEEIFPDTLNSEDDRENTYRYMAQLNKFTFHRKMKKVIFPFMRRVIEIPYQIERVPRGEHQLTHIRIRTGDVFGFVKKEHLFDVADQLVVYPNVRPINMTEKISSSEQGDATAYTLTVKNTNVVSGIREYMPGDKVSWIDWKQTARKNEVMTKEFELEESTGILLVLDSCYYEGMNQIAFEAAVEVTASLMEGLRKQYRTVGLLSIGAKVVHLPMRHDPNQGDFIRQHLTRIQPVSYQPFAIKLKEELFKVDGGNVVMIVTTRIDNGVKESVTKLKQRSKRVMMVLIQSAEMISQNEQMLIGQLQLEGVDCRMLTEKELMENPIEVSGT, from the coding sequence ATGAAGGATTCACTTCGGTTTCTTGGTAATTTCATTTTTACTCTAGCGTTATTTCTTCTCCTATTTTCTTTTGCTATGTTTCAGGGTGGTTTCATAAGCTGGTTTCTCTTTTATAGCTTCCTGCCAATCTTTCTCTATCATTTGGGGTTTCTACTTTATCCGATTCGAAATTGGAAGGTTACACGTCATCTATCACAACACGTTATTCGAGCAGGTGATGGAGTGTCTGTAACCATTATATTGGAGCGATCGCTTCCATTCCCGCTATATTATTGTATTTGTGAGGAAATTTTTCCTGATACATTAAATAGCGAAGATGATCGGGAAAATACGTATCGCTATATGGCTCAACTGAATAAATTCACTTTTCACAGAAAAATGAAAAAGGTAATCTTCCCATTCATGAGGCGGGTAATTGAGATCCCGTACCAAATAGAACGTGTTCCGCGCGGGGAGCATCAACTAACGCATATTCGAATTCGAACCGGGGACGTGTTTGGTTTTGTGAAAAAGGAACATCTATTTGATGTTGCAGACCAACTCGTGGTCTATCCGAATGTACGCCCCATAAATATGACAGAAAAGATAAGCAGCTCTGAACAAGGGGATGCTACTGCCTATACATTAACTGTCAAAAATACGAATGTTGTATCAGGAATTCGCGAATATATGCCGGGCGATAAAGTATCCTGGATTGATTGGAAACAAACAGCGCGAAAAAATGAGGTAATGACAAAGGAATTTGAACTGGAAGAAAGCACTGGTATCTTGCTTGTTTTAGACAGTTGCTATTATGAGGGGATGAACCAGATTGCATTTGAGGCAGCAGTCGAGGTAACTGCTTCATTAATGGAAGGCCTTCGCAAACAATATAGGACAGTTGGCTTATTATCCATTGGTGCGAAAGTCGTTCATTTGCCCATGCGTCATGATCCAAACCAAGGAGATTTTATACGTCAACATTTAACCCGTATTCAGCCTGTAAGTTATCAGCCTTTTGCAATTAAGCTAAAAGAAGAACTGTTTAAGGTGGATGGTGGGAATGTTGTCATGATTGTAACAACGAGGATAGATAATGGCGTTAAGGAATCAGTGACCAAGCTCAAACAACGGTCCAAAAGGGTCATGATGGTTCTTATTCAATCTGCCGAGATGATCTCACAGAACGAGCAGATGCTTATAGGGCAACTTCAGCTTGAAGGTGTTGATTGTCGAATGTTAACCGAAAAGGAGTTAATGGAAAATCCGATTGAGGTGAGCGGCACATGA
- a CDS encoding DUF3231 family protein, with amino-acid sequence MGDYKHIELTASEISTLWTTYQSDTMAICGLKHFLSHVDDEEVRTMIEHNLTLKEQRVEIVTNFFIQEDYPIPQGFTGHDITLEAPRLFSDKLYLEYMLNMANLALVSNTSALVSAEREDVIDFYTENVTTAQDLHKQLKELLKEKGIYIRAPLLPKPKQIDFVKKQSFLAGWFADRRPLLGVEITHLIFNARRNALGQALITGFSQVAQTKEVRKFFERGRDISGKHAEIFSSILNEDYLSNSALLMTPEVTESTVSPFSDKLMMELVTVLIASSIGQYSVGLAASPRRDLAAQYTRLSAEIAAYAEDGANIMIDHGWMEQPPMAADRKKLAK; translated from the coding sequence ATGGGAGATTATAAACATATTGAGCTTACCGCATCCGAAATATCTACCCTTTGGACAACGTACCAAAGTGACACCATGGCAATATGCGGGCTTAAACATTTCCTGTCTCATGTTGACGATGAAGAAGTACGTACGATGATTGAGCATAATTTAACTCTAAAAGAGCAACGTGTTGAAATAGTAACGAATTTTTTTATTCAGGAGGACTATCCGATACCCCAAGGGTTTACCGGGCACGATATTACTTTGGAAGCACCGCGCCTTTTCTCAGATAAACTTTATCTGGAATACATGCTAAATATGGCAAATTTAGCTCTGGTATCCAATACCTCTGCCCTTGTGTCTGCTGAGCGCGAGGATGTGATCGACTTTTACACCGAAAACGTAACGACTGCGCAGGATCTTCATAAGCAACTCAAGGAGTTACTGAAGGAAAAAGGCATTTATATCCGTGCCCCCCTTCTTCCAAAACCGAAGCAGATTGATTTTGTAAAGAAGCAGAGTTTCTTGGCAGGTTGGTTTGCAGATCGTCGACCTTTACTTGGAGTTGAAATTACCCATCTTATTTTTAACGCAAGACGAAATGCCCTAGGACAAGCCTTGATCACGGGATTCAGTCAGGTCGCACAAACCAAGGAAGTTAGGAAGTTTTTTGAAAGAGGACGCGACATCTCCGGGAAACATGCCGAAATATTTTCCTCTATTTTAAATGAAGATTATCTATCGAATAGCGCATTATTAATGACACCCGAGGTAACAGAATCAACGGTTTCTCCCTTTTCAGATAAGTTGATGATGGAGTTGGTTACTGTCTTAATAGCATCTAGTATAGGCCAATATAGTGTGGGACTGGCGGCAAGTCCAAGGAGAGACCTAGCCGCTCAATATACACGTTTATCAGCAGAGATAGCTGCCTATGCGGAAGACGGGGCGAATATTATGATTGATCATGGCTGGATGGAACAACCTCCAATGGCAGCAGATCGAAAAAAATTAGCGAAATAG
- a CDS encoding amidase: MDLQSYLTLDATAMAELVKMGEVTPKELLELSFQQLEAVNPALNAVTHTRKEKALAEAERMQATDAPFGGVPMLLKNLSQSLQGEPLTSGSQLFMSTVSEHDSNMVKKFREAGFQFIGHTNTPEFGLKNITEPDLHGPTRNPWDSHRSPGGSSGGSAAAVAAGIVPLAGASDGGGSIRIPASFTGLFGLKPTRGRTPVGPGAGRQWQGASIDFVLSRSVRDSAAILDELQIVQPEAAFHTPLFPGSYNEAMPHPFEKPLRIAYNMTSPVGTPVSEEAKYAVEKTVKWMESQGHIVEEKENGVDGIQLMKDYYLMNSGEISSLVGQLEKGIDRAITADDVEIETWVLHQAGKSVSAAEFSASLSSWDSAAAQMAHLHETYDFYITPASAYTAPKVGELTYTRKEQQEMRLRIDEMDKQEQQDLIYDMFLPSLTYTPFTQLANLTGQPAMSVPVHLSDDGLPIGVQVMASKGKENRLLQLAYQLEQSELWITKRPLVQQDKVIR, from the coding sequence ATGGATCTTCAGAGCTACTTGACACTTGATGCTACAGCGATGGCAGAGCTAGTAAAGATGGGAGAAGTAACACCGAAAGAGTTGCTGGAATTGAGTTTTCAGCAACTGGAAGCGGTCAATCCGGCATTAAATGCAGTGACACATACAAGAAAGGAAAAAGCTTTAGCAGAGGCAGAGCGAATGCAAGCAACGGATGCGCCATTCGGCGGTGTACCAATGTTATTGAAAAACCTCTCCCAAAGTCTACAAGGGGAGCCACTTACGTCCGGATCACAGTTGTTCATGTCTACCGTTTCCGAACATGATTCCAATATGGTGAAAAAATTCCGAGAGGCTGGTTTTCAATTTATCGGACATACCAACACACCGGAATTCGGATTGAAGAATATAACCGAGCCTGATTTGCATGGACCAACAAGAAATCCATGGGACTCACATCGTTCTCCGGGTGGCTCCAGCGGGGGATCTGCAGCAGCGGTTGCAGCAGGGATCGTCCCATTAGCAGGTGCCAGTGACGGAGGCGGATCTATTCGAATACCGGCATCGTTTACCGGATTGTTTGGCTTAAAGCCAACTCGTGGACGCACACCGGTAGGACCAGGGGCTGGACGTCAGTGGCAAGGTGCATCGATTGATTTTGTACTAAGTCGCAGTGTTCGAGATAGTGCTGCAATCCTTGATGAGCTTCAAATTGTCCAGCCGGAAGCAGCATTTCATACCCCGCTATTTCCGGGAAGTTATAATGAAGCGATGCCGCATCCATTTGAGAAACCGCTCCGTATCGCATACAATATGACATCTCCTGTCGGTACTCCTGTTTCGGAAGAGGCGAAATACGCCGTTGAGAAAACAGTGAAGTGGATGGAAAGTCAGGGGCATATCGTGGAGGAGAAAGAAAATGGCGTTGACGGCATCCAATTAATGAAGGATTATTATCTGATGAATAGTGGAGAGATTTCTTCTCTTGTAGGGCAATTAGAAAAAGGTATCGACCGGGCTATCACAGCGGATGATGTGGAAATTGAAACATGGGTTCTGCATCAGGCCGGCAAGTCTGTTTCTGCTGCGGAGTTCTCGGCAAGCCTATCTTCATGGGACAGCGCAGCAGCACAAATGGCTCATCTACATGAAACGTATGATTTTTATATCACACCAGCTTCCGCATATACAGCACCAAAAGTTGGGGAACTAACATATACAAGAAAGGAACAGCAGGAAATGCGCTTGCGGATTGATGAGATGGACAAGCAGGAGCAGCAGGATCTTATATACGATATGTTTTTGCCAAGCCTAACGTATACGCCATTCACCCAACTTGCTAATTTAACTGGACAACCAGCAATGTCCGTGCCGGTTCATCTATCGGATGATGGGCTTCCTATAGGCGTCCAAGTAATGGCATCCAAAGGAAAAGAGAATCGATTACTACAGCTCGCTTATCAGCTGGAGCAAAGTGAGTTGTGGATTACAAAAAGGCCGTTGGTTCAACAAGATAAAGTGATAAGGTGA
- a CDS encoding Ger(x)C family spore germination protein has product MNKHVFRLICLSMVILLTGCWDEVDIEERGFIIGSAIDLAENYDPDNPQITVTNQFVVPGQLDNPAQQGGGKAYENLSVSGGSVFGIEREMGTLTNLVPFFQHLKVIIVSEEVAREPNLFSSLMDFYIRDHEMRREIRVLISEGDARDILEIEPQNEDIPAMYIHDVVENRNRMLETLDPIRIGDVQEYLLDRSSYVIPQVIPNQDKVNYRGAGVFYGADDKLAGVLDEDEAAGLNLINGDKNGGTIHFEIDGRSMTYEIENMKSHTTIKPKDTEHIDISITVEVEGSISEMFGDRRLLQSEYISEIEEKIDEKMEQLINDTLEKGQHELGVDFFDFHRILQQDHYKVWKQIEDDWDRGKHIFSKSNIDVTADSTVRSTGSSDKTKNR; this is encoded by the coding sequence GTGAATAAACATGTGTTTCGATTAATTTGTTTATCCATGGTGATTCTACTCACAGGCTGTTGGGATGAGGTAGATATTGAAGAACGTGGGTTTATCATCGGCTCAGCGATTGATCTGGCTGAAAACTATGATCCTGATAATCCGCAGATAACGGTGACAAATCAGTTTGTCGTTCCCGGTCAATTAGATAATCCTGCACAGCAAGGAGGAGGAAAAGCATATGAAAATTTGTCCGTCAGTGGTGGAAGCGTATTTGGGATTGAGCGGGAAATGGGGACATTAACAAACTTGGTGCCATTTTTTCAGCATTTAAAAGTAATTATTGTGTCTGAAGAAGTGGCGCGAGAGCCAAACTTATTTTCAAGTCTTATGGACTTCTATATTCGTGATCATGAAATGAGAAGAGAAATCAGGGTACTGATTTCAGAAGGAGATGCCCGTGATATACTTGAAATAGAACCGCAAAATGAAGATATCCCTGCCATGTATATTCATGATGTTGTCGAAAATAGGAATCGGATGCTCGAAACATTGGACCCGATAAGAATTGGCGATGTTCAAGAATATTTACTGGATAGGAGCAGTTATGTCATTCCGCAAGTCATTCCCAATCAAGATAAAGTAAATTATCGAGGTGCAGGGGTATTTTATGGGGCAGATGACAAACTGGCGGGAGTACTGGATGAGGATGAAGCAGCAGGATTGAATCTGATCAATGGCGATAAAAATGGAGGAACTATACACTTTGAGATTGATGGGCGGTCCATGACGTATGAGATTGAAAATATGAAAAGCCATACAACAATCAAACCAAAAGACACAGAACATATAGATATATCCATAACGGTGGAGGTAGAAGGATCCATATCAGAGATGTTTGGTGATAGAAGACTCTTGCAATCGGAATATATATCGGAAATTGAGGAAAAGATTGATGAAAAAATGGAACAACTCATAAACGATACGTTGGAAAAGGGACAGCATGAATTAGGAGTGGATTTTTTTGACTTTCATCGTATCTTACAACAAGACCACTATAAGGTATGGAAACAAATAGAGGATGATTGGGATAGGGGTAAACATATTTTTTCAAAGAGCAATATTGACGTTACAGCAGATTCCACTGTCCGGTCGACCGGGTCCAGTGATAAGACAAAGAATCGGTGA
- a CDS encoding AbgT family transporter: MDKKKGVFQRSLDGIETVGNKLPHPVTLFAILALLVVLLSAALAPLGISVEHPGEEGEMVEINNLLSADGIQYIFTSMTDNFIGFAPLGVVLVTMLGIGVAEHTGLISAVLRGFVLAVPNRLITAGLVFAGIMSSVASDAGYVVLPPLGALIFAALGRHPLAGLAAAFAGVSAGFSANLSLSATDAMLGEMTIDAASIIDPAYAETMNIAMNWWFIAVSVFVLTFIGAWVTERVVEPRLGKYKGEKTEDLEGLTSVEKKGLVWSGVALVIGLILTLLLIMPENAPMRGDDGGIVQSPFMDSLVPVIAALFFIPGLVYGKITKVIRNDKDVANQMTDTMASMGMFIVLAFTAGQFVAFFSESNIGMVLGVYGAEFLQSINLSGIPLILLFILIAAFINLFMGSASAKWAMMAPVFVPIMMQLGYSPELTQMAYRIADSTTNIITPLMTYFAIIIAFAQQYDKKMGIGTLISVMLPYSIYFLIGWTIVLVIWMLVGIPLGPGSSILY, from the coding sequence ATGGATAAGAAAAAAGGCGTTTTTCAACGTTCTTTGGACGGGATAGAAACGGTTGGAAATAAATTACCGCATCCGGTCACATTGTTTGCTATTTTAGCATTATTAGTTGTTCTTCTTTCCGCGGCTTTAGCTCCATTGGGGATTAGTGTGGAGCACCCTGGTGAAGAAGGTGAAATGGTCGAGATTAACAACTTACTGAGCGCTGATGGTATTCAATATATTTTTACCAGTATGACGGATAACTTCATTGGTTTCGCACCACTTGGAGTTGTGCTTGTAACGATGCTTGGTATAGGTGTTGCAGAACATACAGGATTAATTAGTGCAGTATTGCGGGGGTTTGTTTTAGCTGTACCCAATCGTTTGATCACGGCTGGTTTGGTATTTGCTGGTATTATGTCCAGTGTTGCTTCAGATGCGGGCTATGTTGTCCTGCCGCCACTTGGAGCTTTAATATTTGCCGCACTTGGACGACATCCATTAGCCGGTCTTGCTGCAGCGTTTGCAGGAGTTTCCGCAGGATTTAGTGCAAACTTATCTTTATCTGCGACAGATGCTATGCTTGGGGAAATGACAATAGACGCAGCATCGATTATTGACCCGGCTTATGCAGAAACGATGAACATTGCGATGAACTGGTGGTTTATTGCTGTTTCCGTGTTTGTGCTAACATTCATCGGTGCCTGGGTCACAGAACGCGTAGTTGAACCCCGTTTGGGCAAGTATAAAGGTGAAAAAACAGAGGATCTGGAAGGACTTACTTCCGTTGAGAAAAAAGGTCTGGTTTGGTCCGGTGTTGCATTAGTCATTGGATTGATTTTGACACTATTGCTCATCATGCCGGAAAATGCACCAATGCGCGGGGATGATGGTGGAATTGTTCAATCTCCATTTATGGATTCATTAGTACCTGTTATTGCGGCTTTATTCTTTATTCCAGGCCTTGTCTATGGAAAAATAACCAAAGTGATTCGTAATGACAAGGATGTTGCAAATCAAATGACGGATACCATGGCTTCCATGGGTATGTTCATTGTATTAGCGTTTACGGCAGGTCAATTCGTTGCTTTTTTCTCGGAGTCCAATATCGGAATGGTTCTTGGCGTTTATGGTGCTGAATTCTTACAAAGTATCAATCTTTCCGGAATTCCATTAATTCTATTATTTATCTTAATTGCTGCATTCATCAATTTATTTATGGGTAGTGCCTCAGCTAAATGGGCCATGATGGCACCGGTGTTTGTGCCGATTATGATGCAGCTTGGTTATTCACCGGAGCTTACGCAAATGGCGTATCGTATCGCAGACTCAACAACCAATATTATTACACCATTAATGACCTATTTTGCGATTATTATTGCATTTGCTCAGCAGTATGATAAGAAAATGGGAATTGGAACGTTAATTTCTGTTATGCTTCCTTATTCCATTTACTTCCTTATTGGTTGGACAATTGTACTTGTCATCTGGATGCTCGTAGGGATACCACTAGGACCGGGTTCTTCAATCCTATATTAA